From a single Longimicrobium sp. genomic region:
- a CDS encoding endonuclease domain-containing protein → MRARSPELAERARQLRREATPAEEVLWQALRRGQLNGLHFRRQHAIDRFILDFYCPRYRLCVEVDGAVHEGDDQRARDAERTELLAARGITVLRFTNKDVLSDLPRVLRAITAAATPQIFPDE, encoded by the coding sequence ATGCGAGCAAGATCTCCGGAGCTGGCGGAGCGGGCGAGGCAGCTGCGGCGCGAGGCGACACCGGCGGAGGAGGTGCTCTGGCAGGCGCTGCGGCGCGGGCAGCTCAACGGGCTGCACTTCCGCCGGCAGCACGCGATCGACCGGTTCATCCTCGACTTCTACTGCCCGCGCTACCGGCTGTGTGTCGAAGTGGATGGCGCGGTGCACGAAGGTGACGACCAGCGGGCGCGTGACGCCGAGCGCACGGAGCTGCTCGCCGCGCGCGGGATCACCGTGCTCCGCTTCACCAACAAGGACGTCCTTTCGGACCTCCCGCGAGTCCTGAGGGCGATCACCGCTGCCGCCACGCCGCAAATCTTCCCGGACGAGTAG
- the hisS gene encoding histidine--tRNA ligase, with amino-acid sequence MASFQALPGFRDFYPEDLAVRAYIFGVWRDVARRYGFQEYDGPPLEPLELYTEKSGPEIVQQLYNFTDKGGREVALRPEMTPTLARMAGARAGGLRKPIKWFSLPQLFRYERQQRGRLREHFQLNLDIIGEDDVSADAELLAAAIDILRGYGLSEKDFVARVSDRRLLRALLLHAGVPEDRLTVVYNIVDKLERETREALSRRLTDEAGLGAEVAGAVLDVFRHKDFEALKAAYFGSADKDGFWIEIGDDGDGGDALGLSFPAELDFEDEGELEIPERSEADVRIMGELVEAVNRMEAYFGHLRAMGLGDFVRFDLSVVRGLAYYTGIVFELFDVAGELRAICGGGRYDNLLKTVSGVDLPALGFGMGDVVLKELLADRGLLPAAKHALDYYLVAVTPEQRDALLGLAHALRDAGRSVEYALRHQGVGKQFKNASALGARRVVVLGPDEVAEGVAQVKDMETGEERRVPLLELVAAPGA; translated from the coding sequence ATGGCAAGCTTCCAGGCACTCCCCGGCTTCCGGGACTTCTACCCGGAGGACCTCGCGGTCCGCGCGTACATCTTCGGCGTGTGGCGCGACGTGGCGCGGCGGTACGGCTTCCAGGAGTACGACGGGCCGCCGCTGGAGCCGCTCGAGCTGTACACCGAGAAGTCGGGGCCCGAGATCGTCCAGCAGCTCTACAACTTCACCGACAAGGGAGGGCGCGAGGTGGCGCTGCGCCCCGAGATGACGCCCACGCTGGCCCGCATGGCCGGCGCGCGCGCCGGGGGCCTGCGCAAGCCGATCAAGTGGTTCTCGCTCCCCCAGCTCTTCCGCTACGAGCGGCAGCAGCGCGGGCGGCTGCGCGAGCACTTCCAGCTCAACCTGGACATCATCGGCGAGGACGACGTCTCGGCCGACGCGGAGCTGCTGGCGGCGGCCATCGACATCCTGCGCGGCTACGGGCTCTCCGAGAAGGACTTCGTGGCCCGCGTCTCCGACCGCCGCCTGCTGCGCGCGCTCCTGCTGCACGCGGGCGTCCCCGAGGACCGGCTCACGGTCGTCTACAACATCGTCGACAAGCTGGAGCGCGAGACGCGCGAGGCGCTCTCCAGGCGGCTGACCGACGAGGCGGGGCTCGGCGCGGAGGTGGCCGGCGCGGTGCTCGACGTCTTCCGCCACAAGGACTTCGAGGCCCTGAAGGCGGCCTACTTCGGGTCGGCGGACAAAGACGGGTTCTGGATCGAGATCGGCGACGACGGGGATGGCGGGGACGCCCTCGGCCTCTCGTTCCCCGCCGAGCTGGACTTCGAGGACGAAGGCGAGCTGGAGATCCCCGAACGCAGCGAGGCAGACGTCCGGATCATGGGCGAGCTGGTCGAGGCGGTCAACCGGATGGAAGCCTACTTCGGCCACCTGCGCGCGATGGGGCTGGGAGACTTCGTGCGCTTCGACCTGTCGGTGGTGCGCGGGCTGGCGTACTACACGGGGATCGTCTTCGAGCTGTTCGACGTGGCGGGCGAGCTGCGCGCCATCTGCGGCGGCGGGCGCTACGACAACCTGCTGAAGACCGTCTCCGGCGTGGACCTCCCCGCGCTCGGCTTCGGGATGGGCGACGTGGTGCTGAAGGAGCTGCTGGCCGACCGCGGCCTGCTCCCGGCCGCGAAGCACGCGCTCGACTACTACCTGGTGGCGGTGACGCCCGAGCAGCGCGACGCGCTCCTGGGCCTGGCGCACGCGCTGCGCGACGCGGGCAGGTCGGTGGAGTACGCGCTCAGGCACCAGGGCGTCGGCAAGCAGTTCAAGAACGCCTCCGCGCTCGGCGCCCGCCGCGTGGTGGTCCTGGGCCCCGACGAGGTGGCCGAGGGGGTGGCGCAGGTGAAGGACATGGAGACGGGCGAGGAGCGCCGCGTGCCGCTCCTGGAGCTGGTGGCGGCGCCGGGGGCGTAA